The window CGCTCCCTGCTGGCCATCGACCTGTGGTTGTCCAAGAAGCTGGGGGTGTGTGCAGGGGAGAGCTCGTCTTGGGGTAGCGTGAGGCCCCTTATGAAGCTGCTGGAGATCTCGGGACACGGCATCACCTGGCTGCTGGGCACCCTGTACTGCCTATGCAGGAGCGACAGCTGGGCTGGACGCGAGGTGCTGATGAACCTACTCTTCGCCCTGCTGTTGGACCTCCTGGTGGTGGCCCTGATCAAAGGGCTGGTCCGCAGGCCACGACCGGCCCACAATCAGATGGACATGTTTGTCACTCTCTCGGTGGACAAGTACTCCTTCCCCTCGGGCCATGCCACAAGGGCCTCCCTGGTGTCCCGGTTCATCCTGAAGCACCTGGTACTGGCCATTCCACTGAGGGTGCTGGTGGTACTGTGGGCCTTCATCTTGGGTCTTTCCAGGGTCATGCTGGGGAGGCACAATGTCACCGATGTGGCTTTTGGCTTTTTTCTGGGCTATATGCAGTACAGCATCGTGGACTACTGCTGGCTTTCACCCCACAATGCTCCGGTCCTCTTTATACTGTGGAATCAACAGTGACACCATCTCATTGATTATGGCAACAGGAGAGCTGAAAGTTTCCACAATTTGATGATGCCAGCCTAAATCAGCCACCATCCCACTTGCCCCTCTTAGACATTTCAGGCTTCCTTAGGAGTTCAGATATCCCACCATCTTGATGTGTTGCTAGGCCAGAGCACGTGCTAGCCCTTGGAAGACAGCCATAAAAagggaagcaaaaagaaaaaaaaatctattgtatATTTATTCAACTGTTTATATCTCCAGGACAATAGCAAAGAAACCAAGCTGGGGTGGTTATACTGTTGCTGGTTTTGACAGTAGGATTTGTGTTGTATAGTAATCCTGTAAGTTAACATCACTTGTAAATTGAATTTTTGAGAAACACCATCTTCATTCCATAAATATACGAGCAGATATTTCATGTactaatcctagccctttttCTGAGTTAGACTTTAAGCAGTACTAAAAGTCTTTTAAGACACAAGTTTTTCTAGTTTATTCCTTGAAGATTTGTTGCTACCATCAGGGAGATTTCTTCATAATCCTGATTTTCTTGGTAagcctttttactttattatctCTTCCATCTTTGTGGAATAGGCAGTGAGAAAGATTATAgtactttctctcctttccctacACCCTTTCAAAAggtctttaaatattattttccagtATTCTCTAATACTGTTTTTTACCAGAGAACAAACCAAGAACTACTTGAAGAAACACTTAAAAGGTGGGCATGTCTAAGGTGCCCACAGAAAAGTAAGTATGAGACTCTGGTTTCATGTCTAATTCTATTGACAACCAATAGCATGGCACAACAGAGGACAGAGAAGCTAAGCTGCTGGGGAAAGTCAAAAGAACTGAGAATTTAGGTTATTATGTCAATGACCAGCATGGCAGGAGATGAGACTCTGCTGCCCATCATCTCtactgaataaaaaataacattcctctatccataaataaaaaaaggaaaataatgtgaTTCTTTTCAATGTATGTGCAAAAGCTTTTTCATATATACCATGAGGATGACCCTGTATTCTATAGTTTTATAAATGGAATTCCGTTTTCCTGTATAAAGCATAGTTTATGTAACAGTATTTAACTTGAAATTCACCAGGGGAGCTTGCTGCTATATCAGACACTAGGTAAAACTCCTAAATTTCTGTTTACATTGACCTTTACATTTAAAGCTGTTCATCCATGTTGCCTCAAATCATAAGACCAAAGACTACCAAATGCCTGGTAGGCTTTACTCATTTGACCTAAAAAGAGGTATGTGCTTTAAATGTTGCTCTACCTGAAAAGAAAGCCTACTTTTGGAACTAATGTCTTCAGAAAATAACGACCAATTATTTTGGCATTTATAAATAGAAGGACTATGGACTTTAAGAGATGCAGACAGGAACCTGGAGAATGACTGTGATAGATAAGTAGGTTCTGACTGGGGGGGAAGCATGAACTTTCTGAGAGTGAGAGGCACACTTAAAAGAGGAATGGCTActcctaaataaaataattcgCATTTCTACAATATCCTGAACATGGACTACCTCTTCACTTGCTGAATCAGCCAACAGTGAATCTCTAAGTGGTTTTGGGTTTGTTGTTCAATCTTAGATCCTTCATAGTAACTGCAGCAATATTCAGGCCAGATATTTGAAagcaattgtatttcttcttgcaGTGTCCACAAGTCTGAATATTGGGGGCTTAACTTTCAGTTTGTAGTTATACTTATGGAATTCCCTGTTTTAGCTGTTGGGATCTGAGTTTGCTGGCTTTTAAAGCACAGATCAATTCAACTGATTTTCTGGAACATTCTAAGTACTGTAGAATAGACAACTGATTTCATTGTTAATTATACACTGaggaatgccttttaaaaatcaaaataaaattaaccaataattTTGTTAGATGAAAACTTAATTTTTGCCTGTATGTATCACTTGGCTTCTCTCCAGAGATTCTTCACCTTCTGCAGTTTTGAGAGCTTGCAATTAATAAAGCCCAATTGATATGGTCTGGCCTTATTTTCTGTCAGCAAAATGGAACAAAACCAGGAAAATTGTATTATCTTTGTTTCACAGCTACATGTCTGATGAAACTTAAGTATTTGCCAATTGTATGGAAGCTAGCCAGAATCCACAGCAGTGTCCTGTTAGTCTTATAATCTAATGGTAGCCAGGAGAGAAGTCCCTAGCACCTTGGAGACAAAGCTGAATGTCAGTCTGTCACTAACTACAGAATGATGGGAAAATGGAAGCAGAAGAAGAATGACTCTCTCCCAAATAAGAACAATGAAGCCCCCAGCCCCAATACCTCATTTAGGAAGGATGTGGTGGATAATTACAGAACATTTGTTGACTGATTTCCCTTTTTGAATTAGCAAGCCAAAGTCATAATAATATTTGGTTGGCTCATAAATGTGACATTATCAGGAAGTAatggggctttttaaaaattaaattattccatagttatttaaaagagaatttaaaattctttcacaaatctttattctgaaaaagaaaaaatcctactTGGACTTAAGGTAGTgttgttttaaaacaacaaattcaGAATGAAGCTAAGAAACATGttgctttggggggaaaaataggAACAGGTTGATCTGAATTAAAGGTTAGGAAGTCCAGGAATACAAACGTATATAAAAATCTTAGAACAAAAAGGTACGATctgtccccaaagaaaataatgtgtgtgtgtgtgtgtcaagtgGGAGAAGAGCGGTGAAAACTATGGGGCGGCGGGTGGGGAGACCATTTAAGAGTCTGACTTGGAGTTAAGGAACAGAGGTTTGCTAATCT is drawn from Urocitellus parryii isolate mUroPar1 chromosome 4, mUroPar1.hap1, whole genome shotgun sequence and contains these coding sequences:
- the Plpp6 gene encoding polyisoprenoid diphosphate/phosphate phosphohydrolase PLPP6 — its product is MASPRRSVEGRPLGASVSSNTSNPGSPAHGGGSSSRFEFQSLLSSRAAGVDPTSARLRASESPVHRRGSFPVAAAGSSQASPPSLPEEDRIDLNPSFLGIALRSLLAIDLWLSKKLGVCAGESSSWGSVRPLMKLLEISGHGITWLLGTLYCLCRSDSWAGREVLMNLLFALLLDLLVVALIKGLVRRPRPAHNQMDMFVTLSVDKYSFPSGHATRASLVSRFILKHLVLAIPLRVLVVLWAFILGLSRVMLGRHNVTDVAFGFFLGYMQYSIVDYCWLSPHNAPVLFILWNQQ